From the genome of Halobacterium sp. R2-5:
CCTCGACGCGGAGTTCCACGCGAACACGTCGCTGCCCGAGGACGACGACCCCGCCGACGGCTACCCGCCGGAGCACGGCGACCCCGGACAGCGTACCGTCGACCCGTCGTCGTTCCCGACGACCACCGCGAACGGCGAGACGATCCGGCTCGCGCCCATCGATGTGGCGCGGTACTGGCACCAGCGCGCCGACGCGCGCTTCGTGGACGCCCGCGGCACCGACTACTACGAGCAGGCGCACATCTACGGCGCAGTGAGCAGCCCCGCCCAGCGCGGCTCCTCCGGCGGCGGCATCAGCGGGTGGGCCAAGGACGACCGCATCGTCTGTTACTGCGGCTGCCCGCACCACCTCTCGTCGGTGCGCGCGTCCGCGCTCCAGCAGGCCGGCTTCTCGAACGTCTTCGTCATCGACGAGGGGTTCGGACCGTGGCGGAACAACGGCTACGCGATGCGCGGCACGACGTTCGCCGCGCCGCAGGAGGCCCTCATCGAGGGCGAGGTCGACCCCCAGTACGCCGACGAGTACGCGTGGGCGACTCACGAGCCCACCGGCCAGTCGGAGGCCGCGCCCATCGCCGAGGACGGCAGCTTCGAGGTCCACTTCAAGTTCTACGACCTCCCCTCGGACGCCCCGATTCTCGTCCAGACGCCCGCCTTCGAGGTCACGCGCCCGCTCGCCGACCTGGAGGGCGCGGTGCTCACGGGCTGACGCTCCCGGAAGCGTTACGCCGAGTCGCGCCGTCGTCTCCGTCATGACGACAACGGTAGCGGTGACCGGAGCGACCGGCGGCCTCGGGGAAGCGGTCGCGCGGGCGTTCGCCGACGAGGGCGCGACGGTCGTTGTGGGCGGGCGGGACCGGGACGCGCTCGACGCGCTCGCCGCGGAACTGGGCGGCGAGTCGCTGCGGACGGACGTCCGCGACGAGTACGAGCTCGAACGCCTGCTGGAGCGGGCGTCGAAGGCCGGCGACGGCTCCGGCGTCGACGTCTTGGTCCCCTGCGCCGCAGTCTACCATGGGGACGCGGGCGAGACGCCGCTCCCCGGGGAGTCCTACAGCGCGTTCGACGACACGATGCGGACGAACGCCCGGGGCGTGTTCGCGGCCGTCCGCGAGGCGCTCCCGCACATGGACGAGACGGGGCGCGTGGTGATTCCGACCGGGAGCGTCGGCCGCGACGCGGACGCCGGATTCGGCGCGTACGCCGTCTCGAAGGCCGCCGTAGAAGGGATCATGCGGCAGTTCGCGGCGGACTGCGAGCAGGCGGTCGGCTGCGTCGACCCGGGCGCCGTCGACACCGCACTCCACGGGATGGGCGGCCGCGGCCC
Proteins encoded in this window:
- a CDS encoding SDR family NAD(P)-dependent oxidoreductase, with product MTTTVAVTGATGGLGEAVARAFADEGATVVVGGRDRDALDALAAELGGESLRTDVRDEYELERLLERASKAGDGSGVDVLVPCAAVYHGDAGETPLPGESYSAFDDTMRTNARGVFAAVREALPHMDETGRVVIPTGSVGRDADAGFGAYAVSKAAVEGIMRQFAADCEQAVGCVDPGAVDTALHGMGGRGPGDVAGLFTWAASAPDRLDGAVLDLADWRAATA
- a CDS encoding rhodanese-like domain-containing protein, whose product is MNRRAFLAASATGSLAAVSGCLGLFGSSASSVNHVGNLDAEFHANTSLPEDDDPADGYPPEHGDPGQRTVDPSSFPTTTANGETIRLAPIDVARYWHQRADARFVDARGTDYYEQAHIYGAVSSPAQRGSSGGGISGWAKDDRIVCYCGCPHHLSSVRASALQQAGFSNVFVIDEGFGPWRNNGYAMRGTTFAAPQEALIEGEVDPQYADEYAWATHEPTGQSEAAPIAEDGSFEVHFKFYDLPSDAPILVQTPAFEVTRPLADLEGAVLTG